The following coding sequences are from one Eucalyptus grandis isolate ANBG69807.140 chromosome 11, ASM1654582v1, whole genome shotgun sequence window:
- the LOC104424990 gene encoding senescence-specific cysteine protease SAG39, with product MGSFRNQYFILVLLVFLLGAWAHQAAGRTLQRDDPMYEMHGQWMARYGRVYKDVEEKQSRFEIFKVNVRGIELFNQANDKPYKLGVNQFVDLTIEEFKARNRFESHMCSTEVASFKYENITAVPSSMDWREKGAVTPVKNQGQCGCCWAFSAVAAVEGINEITTGKLISLSEQELIDCDVGGQDQGCEGGWMNGAFQFVEKHGLTTETYYPYKGTDGKCNVEGAVIIKGYEDVPANSEEALLKAVANQPVSVAVDAGGFEFQFYSSGVFTGACGTELDHGVTAVGYGTSDDGTKFWLVKNTWGEEWGEEGYIRMQRDVSAKEGLCGIAMKASYPTA from the exons ATGGGATCGTTTAGAAACCAATATTTCATTCTGGTGCTTTTGGTCTTCCTTTTGGGGGCTTGGGCTCATCAAGCCGCCGGTCGCACCCTCCAGCGAGACGATCCCATGTACGAGATGCATGGGCAATGGATGGCCCGTTACGGGCGTGTGTACAAGGATGTGGAAGAGAAGCAAAGCCGTTTCGAGATATTTAAGGTGAATGTACGAGGTATCGAGTTGTTCAATCAGGCAAACGACAAGCCTTACAAGCTCGGCGTCAATCAGTTCGTTGACCTCACGATTGAAGAATTCAAGGCAAGGAACCGATTCGAGTCACACATGTGCTCCACCGAGGTCGCTTCTTTCAAGTACGAAAACATCACCGCGGTGCCTTCTAGCATGGACTGGAGAGAAAAAGGAGCCGTGACACCAGTCAAGAACCAAGGCCAATGTG GATGTTGCTGGGCTTTTTCAGCCGTGGCAGCTGTGGAAGgaatcaatgaaataaccacGGGTAAGTTGATTTCTCTCTCCGAGCAAGAGTTGATCGACTGCGACGTCGGTGGCCAGGACCAGGGATGCGAAGGTGGCTGGATGAATGGCGCATTCCAATTTGTCGAGAAGCATGGCCTCACAACAGAGACGTACTATCCTTACAAGGGCACGGACGGCAAATGCAATGTTGAAGGTGCCGTGATCATAAAGGGCTATGAAGACGTCCCCGCCAACAGTGAGGAGGCATTGCTAAAGGCAGTTGCTAACCAGCCAGTTTCCGTGGCTGTCGATGCCGGAGGATTTGAGTTCCAATTCTACTCGAGCGGCGTGTTTACTGGCGCTTGTGGGACTGAGTTGGACCATGGTGTTACCGCCGTTGGATATGGGACAAGCGATGATGGCACCAAATTTTGGCTGGTGAAGAACACGTGGGGCGAGGAATGGGGCGAGGAAGGATACATAAGGATGCAGAGAGATGTCAGTGCTAAGGAAGGCCTCTGCGGCATCGCGATGAAGGCCTCTTATCCTACCGCGTAG
- the LOC104424989 gene encoding ketol-acid reductoisomerase, chloroplastic, which produces MAAATSFSPSLSAAASSKSLKALANPSPAGLSLSLGFLSSSSGSSRALRAAAAAAAGNGAGGSALGARMVSVPAVKPLAPLDFETSVFKKEKVTLAGHDEYIVRGGRDLFPLLPDAFKGIKQIGVIGWGSQGPAQAQNLRDSLAEAKSNIVVKIGLRKGSRSFAEARAAGFSEENGTLGDIWETISGSDLVLLLISDAAQADNYEKVFSHMKPNSILGLSHGFLLGHLQSMGLDFPKNISVIAVCPKGMGPSVRRLYVQGKEINGAGINSSFGVHQDVDGRATDIALGWSVALGSPFTFATTLEQEYKSDIFGERGILLGAVHGVVESLFRRYTENGMSEDLAYNNTVECITGIISKTISTKGMLAVYNSLSDEGKKEFEKAYSASYYPCMDILYECYEDVASGSEIRSVVLAGRRFYEKDGLPAFPMGKIDQTRMWKVGERVRAARPAGDLGPLYPFTAGVFVALMMAQIEILRKKGHSYSEIINESVIESVDSLNPFMHARGVSFMVDNCSTTARLGSRKWAPRFDYILTQQALVAVDNGAPVNHDLISNFFSDPVHGAIEVCAQLRPTVDISVPANADFVRPELRQSAN; this is translated from the exons ATGGCGGCGGCGACCTCCTTCTCCCCGTCCCTCTCCGCCGCGGCCTCCTCGAAATCCCTCAAGGCCCTCGCCAACCCCTCCCCGGCCGGCCTCAGCCTCAGCCTCGGGTTCCTCTCCTCGTCCTCCGGCTCCTCCCGGGCCCTcagggccgccgccgccgccgccgccgggaatgGCGCTGGCGGCTCGGCCCTGGGCGCTCGCATGGTGTCCGTGCCGGCTGTCAAGCCGCTCGCCCCGCTGGATTTCGAGACCTCGGTGTTCAAGAAGGAGAAGGTCACGCTCGCCGGTCACGACGAG TACATTGTGAGAGGAGGAAGGGACTTGTTCCCGCTGCTGCCCGATGCGTTCAAGGGAATTAAGCAGATTGGTGTTATTGGTTGGGGTTCTCAG GGTCCTGCTCAAGCCCAAAATCTGAGAGATTCTCTGGCTGAAGCAAAGTCTAATATCGTGGTTAAG ATTGGACTCAGAAAAGGTTCCCGATCTTTTGCTGAAGCTCGTGCTGCAGGATTTTCTGAGGAGAATGGGACACTGGGTGATATATGGGAAACCATTTCAGGAAGTGATCTTGTGTTGCTACTGATTTCTGATGCTGCACAG GCGGATAACTATGAGAAAGTGTTTTCTCACATGAAGCCAAACAGCATCCTCGGTCTGTCCCACGGGTTCCTTTTGGGGCATTTGCAATCTATGGGACTTGACTTCCCCAAAAACATCAGCGTGATTGCTGTGTGCCCCAAGGGGATGGGTCCCTCTGTAAGGAGACTCTATGTCCAAGGCAAAGAGATAAATGGTGCTGGAATCAATTCCAGTTTTGGAGTCCACCAG GATGTTGATGGAAGAGCCACTGACATTGCCCTTGGTTGGTCAGTTGCACTTGGTTCTCCATTTACATTTGCTACAACTTTGGAGCAGGAGTACAAAAGTGATATCTTTGGGGAGCGTG GCATTTTACTTGGTGCCGTTCATGGAGTTGTGGAATCCCTGTTCAGAAGGTACACTGAAAATGGAATGAGTGAAGATCTGGCATACAACAATACCGTTGAGTGCATAACAGGCATCATATCGAAGACCATTTCCACAAAG GGCATGTTGGCTGTTTACAATTCACTGTctgatgaaggaaaaaaagaatttgagaaGGCATACAGTGCATCGTACTATCCTTGCATGGACATCTTGTATGAGTGCTATGAAGATGTTGCCAGTGGTAGTGAGATTCGCAGCGTTGTTCTTGCTGGACGGCGCTTTTAT GAAAAGGATGGTCTACCTGCTTTCCCGATGGGCAAGATAGATCAGACCCGCATGTGGAAAGTGGGTGAGCGTGTGCGAGCAGCAAGACCAGCTGGTGACCTTGGCCCATTATATCCTTTCACAGCTGGTGTCTTTGTTGCCTTGATGATGGCCCAG ATTGAAATCTTGAGGAAGAAAGGACACTCCTACTCTGAGATCATCAATGAGAGTGTTATAGAatcagttgattctttgaaccCCTTCATGCATGCCCGTGGAGTCTCTTTTATGGTCGACAATTGTTCGACCACAGCTCGTCTTGGGTCAAGGAAGTGGGCTCCCCGATTTGATTACATCCTGACTCAACAAGCTTTAGTTGCTGTGGACAATGGTGCCCCAGTTAACCATGACCTCATCAGCAACTTCTTCTCAGATCCGGTGCATGGAGCAATTGAAGTTTGCGCACAGTTGAGACCTACAGTTGATATCTCTGTGCCTGCAAATGCAGACTTTGTCCGACCTGAGTTGAGGCAGTCTGCTAATTGA